A part of Microbacterium atlanticum genomic DNA contains:
- a CDS encoding tyrosine-type recombinase/integrase, which produces MGSITAYEIGSGRRYRVRWRDDQQKQVEKKGFRTKKEAELYRAHTAVSRSNGSYTDPGEARITVGALGVDWLRNKKHALKASSFSSLDTSWRVYVLPRWGDVRIGDIRASHVEQWIRELSEGTATTKRTKSEKAGANPRSASVVYRALGVLAGILDTAVRDGRIPRNVARGAQNLPPKQSQKPRRYLTHAEVVRLAEATNNDTHKTLILVLAYCGVRWSEAIGMHVSDIIFPRHRIQVQRAAVEVNGKIVLGTPKNWERRLVPFPAFLEQPLKRLCSGKRAHDLVFTDLEGKHLRRAKTQQGMNSWFTTALSIADIERLTPHDLRHTAASLAISSGANVKAVQRMLGHKSASMTLDTYADLFDDDLADVAERMNQGGVNADVGRLWAS; this is translated from the coding sequence ATGGGAAGCATCACTGCCTACGAGATCGGATCCGGCAGACGCTATCGCGTGCGTTGGCGCGACGATCAGCAGAAGCAGGTTGAGAAGAAGGGCTTTCGCACCAAGAAGGAGGCCGAGCTCTATCGCGCACACACCGCCGTCTCGAGATCCAATGGTTCGTACACCGACCCGGGTGAAGCTCGCATCACCGTGGGGGCGCTTGGCGTCGATTGGCTACGGAACAAGAAGCACGCGCTCAAGGCGTCATCGTTCAGCTCGTTGGATACCTCCTGGCGGGTCTACGTCCTGCCGCGTTGGGGCGACGTCCGTATCGGCGACATCCGCGCGTCCCACGTCGAGCAGTGGATCCGCGAGCTGTCCGAGGGCACCGCGACAACGAAGCGCACGAAAAGTGAGAAGGCTGGTGCCAATCCGCGATCCGCGAGCGTCGTCTATCGCGCGCTGGGCGTGCTGGCCGGCATCCTCGACACGGCCGTCCGCGACGGCAGAATCCCCCGGAATGTCGCCAGAGGCGCGCAGAATCTGCCTCCCAAGCAATCGCAGAAGCCGCGTCGCTACCTCACACACGCCGAGGTCGTGCGCCTCGCCGAAGCGACTAACAACGACACACACAAGACCCTCATCCTTGTTCTCGCCTACTGCGGAGTCCGATGGAGCGAGGCGATCGGAATGCACGTCAGCGACATCATCTTTCCGAGGCACCGCATCCAGGTACAGCGAGCGGCAGTCGAGGTCAACGGCAAGATCGTGCTCGGTACGCCCAAGAACTGGGAACGTCGGCTCGTGCCGTTTCCTGCGTTTCTCGAGCAGCCTCTCAAACGACTGTGCAGTGGCAAGCGAGCCCACGATCTCGTCTTCACCGACTTGGAGGGCAAGCACCTGCGGCGTGCGAAAACCCAGCAAGGAATGAACTCATGGTTCACGACCGCCCTGAGCATTGCTGACATCGAGCGTCTGACGCCCCATGATCTGCGCCACACGGCCGCCAGCCTTGCGATCTCATCCGGAGCCAACGTGAAGGCGGTCCAGCGGATGCTGGGGCACAAGTCGGCCTCGATGACTCTCGACACGTACGCCGATCTGTTCGACGACGACCTCGCCGACGTCGCGGAACGGATGAATCAGGGCGGCGTGAACGCGGATGTCGGCCGCCTCTGGGCCAGTTAG